In a single window of the Notamacropus eugenii isolate mMacEug1 chromosome 4, mMacEug1.pri_v2, whole genome shotgun sequence genome:
- the NDUFS6 gene encoding NADH dehydrogenase [ubiquinone] iron-sulfur protein 6, mitochondrial has protein sequence MAAAGTLTFGRFLGRSLGATRGLPGSARCFGVKISPSGEKVTHTGQVYDEEDYRRIRFVARQKEVNENFAIDLIAEQPVSQVESRVISCDGGGGALGHPKVYINLDKETKTGTCGYCGLQFKQHHHH, from the exons ATGGCGGCGGCGGGGACGCTGACCTTCGGTCGCTTTCTGGGCCGCAGCCTCGGGGCCACCCGGGGCCTCCCGGGGAGCGCCAGGTGTTTTGGTGTGAAGATATCACCCTCGGGGGAGAAAGTTACCCACACGGGCCAG GTTTATGATGAAGAAGATTACAGGAGAATTCGCTTTGTTGCTCGCCAGAAAGAG gtAAATGAAAACTTTGCGATTGATTTGATAGCAGAGCAACCAGTGAGCCAAGTGGAAAGTCGAGTGATATCATGTGATGGTGGAGGAGGAGCTCTGGGTCATCCAAAAGTGTATATAAACTTG gaCAAAGAGACTAAAACTGGGACTTGTGGGTATTGTGGACTTCAGTTTAAACAACACCACCACCACTGA